A region of the Nocardia nova SH22a genome:
ATCCGCTGCCACTGGACGAGTTCGCCTTGCCCGCCAGGTGCGAGAACGCCGATTTCATCTCGTCGGCGTTGTTCGTCGTCTTCTGGTGGGATACCACGACCACCACCGTGACCACGATCGCCACGAGGACGATCGCGGCGACGATCGCCGCCGCAATCGCGCCACCGGATCGCCTGCGCGGCTGCGGATATCCCAGCGCCGCACCATAGCCCACCGGCGGGGCGGGCGGACCCGGATAGCGCGAGGGTACGGGCAACGAGGCCCCGGCGGGCGGCAACGCCGATGTCGGCGGGTTCGGCACCATCGCGGCCGGGGCACCCGGCATCTGCGCACCTGTCGGCCCGGTCGGCCTCATCGCGGGCGTGCCGAGCCCGGCGGCGGCCATCGCCGGACCGGGAGCCGGAAATGTTCGGTGCCCGCCAGGAGCGGCGGTCGGCGCCGGAACGCCGGGGCCCATCGTGTGCGGCCCGCCACCGGCGATGACGGTCGGCGCCGCACCGATGACGGTCGCGGGCCCCACCGGCGCGCTCAGCGCCTTGCGGGCCGCGGACGCGAATTCCACACAGTTGCGGAATCTCTCGGCGGGACGCTTGGCCATGGCGCGGGAGATCACCGCGTCCATCGCCGGTGACAGTCCGGCCCGGCGCGCGCTGGCGGGCGGGACCGGTAGTTGCAGATGGCCCCGGATCACCTCGGTGGGATGTTCGGAATCGAAGGGGCCGATGCCGGTGAGCATCCAGTACAGCGCACAGGCCAGCGAGTACTGATCGGAGCGATGGTCGAGTTCGGCTCCGGTCATCTGTTCGGGTGAGGCGTAGGCGAGGGTCGCGGTGAACATGCCCGCCTGCGTCAGATGCGTGGAATCCTCACGCAGCCTGGCGATTCCGAAATCGGTCAGGAAGACCCGCTCACCCTTACCATCGACCGCGCGCGCCAGCAGGATGTTCGCGGGCTTCACGTCACGATGCATCACACCGTTCTCGTGCGCGTAGTCCAGCGCCGAGGCGACCCCCTCGATGATCTGCACGGCCCGCTCGATCGGCAGCGACAGCGGATTCACACCGGCGGCATCGATACCGTCCACATACTGCATACAGATCCAGAGCTGATCGTCCTCCACCCCCCGGTCGTAGACCGCGACGATCCCCGGATGATCCAGCTGCGCACACAGATCGGCCTCACGCTCGAACCGCGCCCGGATCTCCGCATCGGTGTACAACTCACGATTCAGCAGTTTCAGCGCTGTCAGCCGGGGCAGGCGCGGATGCCGCGCCAGATACACCGACCCCATCCCACCCTGCCCGAGCAGTCGCTCCACGATGAACCCGGCAAAGACATCACCGTTGTTCAACACCTACGTTCCCCCTTCAGGCAACCACCAGGTCGGCATCCTACCCGGGGGACTCAGCCTGGTGTGACCAGCCCGGATTCATACGCGATCACCACGGCCTGTGCCCGGTCGCGCAGGTCCAGTTTGGAAAAGACCTTGGAGACATGGGTTTTCACCGTCTGCTCGGCGACGAACAGGGCTTCGGCGATCTCGGTGTTGGACATGCCCTTGGCGATCAGTTCCAGTACCTCGCGCTCCCGGGGAGTCAGCGCGGCCAGTGCGGGGGCCGGGCGGGGGCGGGCGCGGCGGCGGGTCACGTCCTCGATCAGCCGCCTGGTCACCGTCGGGGCCAGCAGGGCCTGTCCCTCGGCGACCACCCGCACCGCGCGCACCAGTTCGTCGGCGGGGGCGTCCTTGAGCAGGAATCCGCTCGCGCCCAGGCCCAGCGCCTCGTAGACGTAGTCGTCGATGTCGAAGGTGGTGAGCATGAGTACTCGCACGGGCGGATCGAACCCGGCGGCCAGGATGGCGCGGGCAGCGTCGAGCCCGTTCATCTCGGGCATGCGCACATCCATCAGCACCACATCAGGGCGCAGCCGCTTGGCCTCGGCCACCGCGACGACCCCGTTGGGGGCGTCGCCGATGACGCTGATGTCGGACTGGGCGGTCAGCAGCGCCCCGAATCCCTGCCGGACCATCGCCTGGTCGTCGGCGATCAGAACGGTGATCGGCATACCGGCCTCAGATGAATCGGATGATCGACAGCAATCCCGCGACGAGGCAGTAGATCGCGAACGGCAGCAGGGTGCGGGTCTTGAAGAACCGCTCCAGGAAACGCACCGCCAGCCACGCCGCCACCCCCGCGACGATCGCGCCGACCAGTGCCTGACCGTGGATGCCCGCGGCCTGCGGACCGGCCAGCTCCGGCAGTTTCAGCACACCCGCGGCGAGGATCACCGGAGTGGCGAGCAGGAAGGCGAATTTCGCGGTGTCCTCGTGATCGAGACCGCGCAGCAGACCGCCGACCATGGTCAGTCCGGACCGGCTGAATCCGGCCAGCAGCGCGCCCGACTGGGCCAGGCCGATACCCAGCGCATCCTTCACCGACAGTGCCGCGAGCCGCTCGTCGGAGGCCACCTCGACCTCCTCCCGGGTGGTCACCCCCCGGGCCCGTTCCTCTTCCCGAGCCTCGTCCTCGGCGAAGCGGCGGCCGTATTCGGCGAGACTGGGGGCGTTGCGCCGGCGCAGGCCCTCGCCCACGATCAGCACCACACCGTTGAGGGTGAGGAAGACACTCGCGTAGATCGGCGTCGCGAACATGGTGCGCAGCGGATGTTCCAGCAGCAGGCCCAGAATGCCCACCGGGATGGTCGCCAGCACGATCAGCCACGCCAGCCGCTGCGACGAGGTCTCGACGCGCCGGGTCCGCAGCGTCTGGAAGAAGCCGACGATGATGTCGCGCCAGTCCCGCCAGTAGTAGCCCAGCAGCGCGATCGCCGTGGCGACGTGCAATGCCACGACGAAGGCCAGATACGGCGTCCCGTTCTCGGAGTCGCCCTCGGTGACCAGCTTTTCCCAGCTCCCACCCAGCCAGGCCGGAACCAGCACGGAGTGGCCGAGGCTCGAGATGGGAAACAATTCGGTGACGCCCTGCAGCGCGCCGATGACGATGGCTTGGAAATAGGTGAGCATCGCCGCTAAGTCTTACACGAACACGCCGACTGCCCCACGTGCGCGCCGCCTCCCGCATCTGCGGATCTCCTCCCCCACCAGCTGAATTCGGACATACATCGCACAACCGGTGTGGTCATCCGGGCAGGGAGGCCGCCGGGCCCGCGATCGCGACGCCGATCGGTAACCGGGCGTACACCTGGAATCCACCCTCGGATCGAGGTCCGGCCGCCACCGTGCCACCGATCGCCTCGGCGCGCGCCCGCATACCCGCGATACCGCTACCACCCGACGCCGAGTCCGGTTCCGGCGCGGCGGCGGACTCGTTGGCGACGAGCAGCTCCACCGATTCGACGGTCACGGTGATGGTCACCGTGACCGCGGCGCCCGACGCGTGCCGGGAGACGTTGGACAGCGATTCCTGGACGATCCGGTACATCGCCAGGCCGACGGTGTCGGGCACCGCGGCCAGTGAGCCGTCGATGGTCCATTCGATGGGCACGCCCGCGCGGCGCACACCGTCGAGTACCGCCACGACATCGGCGGCAGTCGGTTGCGGCGCGTGCTCGGGCAACTGCCCGTCACTGCGCAGGACGCCGAGCATGCTGCGGACCTCGTTGAGCGCCTCGCGCGCGGAGGCGCCGATGGCCTCGAATTCCGCCCGCGCCGAAGGCGACACCGCCTCGACCCGGTAGGGCGCGGTCTGAGCCTGCACCACCACCATCGACATGTGGTGGGCGACCACATCGTGCAGATCGCGCGCGATACGGGCCTTCTCCTCGAGGATCGCCCGCCGGGCCCGCTCCACCTCGTTCTGCTCCTCCTGCCGCACCAGGGCCTGGCGCGAGAGCACCAGCCAGCGCACCAGCAGACCGAAGCCGACCAGCCCCGTCATCGCCAGCGGCCAGCCGAAACCGGCCTCGGCGAACGAGTCCCCGGCACTGCCCAAGGTGGTGGCGAACAACAGCGACGAGGCGATCCACGCGATCAGGACGACCTGCATCGGAGCGCGGACTGCCACCGCGAACAACAGCGCGAACAGCACCAGGATGTGGACCACCTGGAAGGGCAGGTCGTTGCCCGGCTGATGCGGTATCGCCAGTGCGATCAGCAGTGCGGCGCCCGCGGAGATCGCCCAGCCGAGCGCCGGGTTGACCCGGACCAGGACCAGCGGGAACACCGCCAGCGCGGCGATGAACGGCTGCGCCGCGGCGGGCACCTGATGGGTCAGGTGCAGGGTCGGCCAGCCCACCGAGAACAGGGTCACGACGGCCACCGCCGTCACGACGTCGAGCCACAGCCGCGCCCGGCCCGGAGTCCGCGCCGTCGTGCCGATCCACCGCACCGCTCGTGTCGCCCATCTCATGATGACGAGCCTAGAAAGCGCGCGGCGATTCGTCCTCACCCCGAGGTCCGGCATTCCACCCCCTACCCGGGTATGACATCGGGTCCCGGGCCCACCCCGGTAGCGGTGGCGAAATCGATCCGCGGCGTGAGGTGCCGCCCGGCTCCGGATTCCTACTTTCGACAACCATGAGCGATGCAGTGGCAGCGGAGGCGGCCGGATTCCGGACCGGTCATCCGCACACCCCGGGGCGGACACCGCGATCCGATCGAAATGAAATACGCTGGACTACAACACATTCACTCCTGTGCGCGACCATCGTCACCCTGTTGACGATCATCGCCGCAACAATGACGCTGCCCGTCACAACCGCCGCGGCAGCGCCCCTGCCACCCGGCACCGCAGATGCACTACCGGATACAGCCGACACTCCAGCGGCTGCGGCTGCTACCTCTGCCACACAGCCCGGCACCTCCGACGAGCCTTCCGGTATCTCCGAGGCGGGCCCCGGTGTGGAGAATTCCGCCGCGCGCGGTGCGGTGCGGGCGCTGACCGGTCCGCGCCCCGCCAGCGCGGTGATGCCCGCGGATTTCGCGGCGTCGCAAGGGTATCGGCCGGTCGAGGTGGACGGGATGCCGGTGGATCCGGGCGGCCAGTGCTCCTCCCCCATCCCGCTGCCGGGCGAGTTCGACACCGCCTGCAAGGCCCACGACCTGGGCTACGACCTGCTGCGCTACGCCGAACTGCACGGCAGTCCCCTCGGCCCGTGGGCCCGTCGCGCCGTAGATGCGACCTTGCAACAACACATGTTCGACGCGTGCGCCACCCGCACCGCGACCCTCGCCCGCCTGCAGTGCGACACCATGGCCGCGATCGCCACCGGCGCGGTGGACATCAACTCGCGCCGCCAGAACTACGCCGCCCCGATGCCCGAATACCTGTTCGGCGCACAGCTTTCCGGCACCGACCTGGGCCCGCAGCTGGTGCGCATCCTGGCATCGGCAGCCATGGCGCTACTACTGGTCGCCGCCCTGTTCGCGGTGGTGCGCAGGGTGATCCGGCCCGGCCGGAGCGGACATGGTGACGGACCGCGCCGGCAGCCGACCAGCCACCCGAAACGCCTGCGGGAATCCCTCAGCGGCCATGGGATGCGACTGTGGGGATACCTGGCCGGGTATGTGGTGCGGCTGCGCGAACATTCCGCCGGCGCCTTCCTCTCCGGGAGACGGGCAGTCGTCGGCCTCCAGCACGCGTTCGGCTTCCCCGCGCCTGCCCTCGCGGGCGGTGTGGCCACAGGGGGCGGCACTGTGCCCGGGCCGAGTGAGGCGATACAGACGACAGCGCTGCGCATCTCACGACCGGGCCGCCCAGCGGCAGAGTCCGGGCCCGATACCCGAGGCCGCGTCGGCTCCGCCGGCCGCGAACCCGCGCGGACCACCGCCTCACCCCGCGCCTCGGCAACACATCGCCTCGACGTGACCGTCCAGCGGGCCCGTGCCACCGGCGATTTCGAAATCGGCGACCAGATCGATCCGTTTCGGCAACTCCGGGATCAGCGGAGCGGGGGCAACAAGCGTTTTGCCCGGCAAGAGCACCTCGACCCCCGGGAAGACCGGGCGAACGGCCCGCACACCATCGCCGAGCGAATCCGTGCGATCACACCACGAGTCCATACGATCAACCCGCCGATCAGCGCGATCACCCAACGGATCGGCGCGGTTGTCCGGCGGCTGGGCGCGGTCGTCCGGCGGATCGGCGCGAGCGGTTCTCCGCGGACCGGAACACTCGTGGCGACCTCGGCCGGAGTTGTCGCCTCGCTCTGGCCCGGATTGTTACCGCGGACCTCGATCGCGCAGGCCTTGCTCACCGCCATTCTGATACTCGTATCGCTCACCGTGGCGGGGATCGTCCGGAAGATACTGCGGCGCTTCGGGTCCGACACGGAGCGGCGGCTCGGCAAGTATCGGCTGTGGATTGCCGCCGCCTGCGCTGTCGCGGTGACGGGAGCCCTCGCCCATGCCTGGCTCTGGCAGAACCGGCTGCGTGCGGCGATGGAGTTCCCCGCCGCCGGACCGATGTACTGGTTGCACTGGGCGCTCGGCACCACCGCGGTGCTGATCCCGGTATTGCTCGTCGTGCGCGGACTGCGTTGGGCTGCAGCGTATGTGGGCCGGTTGCGGTCCGTGGCGCTGGTGACGGCCACGGTGTTCGCCTGCCAGTTCGCACTGCTTCCAGCGGTGGTGAACTGGCAGCGCTCGACCTTCGCGACCGCCGACGCCGCCATGGATCGCGATGTGGTGCAGCCGGTGTCGTTCACCCGCTCGGGCAGCCCGGAGTCCGCCGTGCAATGGTCCTCACTCGGTGCCGAGGGGCGCAAGTTCGTGTCCGAACGCGGTCTGTCCGTCCGGGTCTACATCGGGCTGAACTCCGCACCGGATCTGGAATCCCGTGTCGCCCTTGCCATTCGGGAGATCGAACGATCGGGCGGATTCGAGCGCGGCAATCTGGTGATGATGGTGCCGACCGGATCGGGCTGGCTGGACGCGAATGCCGCGCACGGACTGGATCAGCGCTTCGGCGGTGACGCCACCCTGATCGGCATGCAGTACTCCCAGGCGCCGAGCTGGGCGACGTTCCTGTTCGCCCGGTCCGATGCCGAGCGGTCCGCCCGCGCGCTGTTCACCGGCATCGAGCGACGCCTCGCCACGCTGGCGCATCCGCCGAAACTGTACGTCTACGGTCAGAGCCTGGGCGCGACCGCGGGCAGCGCGATCTTCACCGGCGACAGCGACGAAGCACGGCGGGTGTGCGCGGTGCTGTGGGCCGGTCCGCCCGCGAGCACGGTCCATCACGGCAACGCGACCGTCCTGGCCAACTCCTCCGATCCCGTCGTGCAGTGGTCGCCCCGATTGCTCTGGCACGCACCGGATCTCGGCGGCGCCCGCCGCGACGCACCGCATCCGCCGTGGCTGCCGGTGCTGAGCTGGGTGCAGACGACCGCCGACATGCTGTCCGCGCTGGCGCCGGGCCCCGGCCACGGACACCGCTACGGGATCGACCAGGGAACCACCCTCGGTTCCTGCTGATCAGACACCCCGCACTCGCGCCGCCGACCGTGTGCTATACCGGTTCTCGCAGGTCAGAACTGGAAAATTGGCGGAAGGACGGCATGGACAA
Encoded here:
- a CDS encoding undecaprenyl-diphosphate phosphatase, with the protein product MLTYFQAIVIGALQGVTELFPISSLGHSVLVPAWLGGSWEKLVTEGDSENGTPYLAFVVALHVATAIALLGYYWRDWRDIIVGFFQTLRTRRVETSSQRLAWLIVLATIPVGILGLLLEHPLRTMFATPIYASVFLTLNGVVLIVGEGLRRRNAPSLAEYGRRFAEDEAREEERARGVTTREEVEVASDERLAALSVKDALGIGLAQSGALLAGFSRSGLTMVGGLLRGLDHEDTAKFAFLLATPVILAAGVLKLPELAGPQAAGIHGQALVGAIVAGVAAWLAVRFLERFFKTRTLLPFAIYCLVAGLLSIIRFI
- a CDS encoding sensor histidine kinase; translation: MRWATRAVRWIGTTARTPGRARLWLDVVTAVAVVTLFSVGWPTLHLTHQVPAAAQPFIAALAVFPLVLVRVNPALGWAISAGAALLIALAIPHQPGNDLPFQVVHILVLFALLFAVAVRAPMQVVLIAWIASSLLFATTLGSAGDSFAEAGFGWPLAMTGLVGFGLLVRWLVLSRQALVRQEEQNEVERARRAILEEKARIARDLHDVVAHHMSMVVVQAQTAPYRVEAVSPSARAEFEAIGASAREALNEVRSMLGVLRSDGQLPEHAPQPTAADVVAVLDGVRRAGVPIEWTIDGSLAAVPDTVGLAMYRIVQESLSNVSRHASGAAVTVTITVTVESVELLVANESAAAPEPDSASGGSGIAGMRARAEAIGGTVAAGPRSEGGFQVYARLPIGVAIAGPAASLPG
- a CDS encoding serine/threonine-protein kinase, whose amino-acid sequence is MLNNGDVFAGFIVERLLGQGGMGSVYLARHPRLPRLTALKLLNRELYTDAEIRARFEREADLCAQLDHPGIVAVYDRGVEDDQLWICMQYVDGIDAAGVNPLSLPIERAVQIIEGVASALDYAHENGVMHRDVKPANILLARAVDGKGERVFLTDFGIARLREDSTHLTQAGMFTATLAYASPEQMTGAELDHRSDQYSLACALYWMLTGIGPFDSEHPTEVIRGHLQLPVPPASARRAGLSPAMDAVISRAMAKRPAERFRNCVEFASAARKALSAPVGPATVIGAAPTVIAGGGPHTMGPGVPAPTAAPGGHRTFPAPGPAMAAAGLGTPAMRPTGPTGAQMPGAPAAMVPNPPTSALPPAGASLPVPSRYPGPPAPPVGYGAALGYPQPRRRSGGAIAAAIVAAIVLVAIVVTVVVVVSHQKTTNNADEMKSAFSHLAGKANSSSGSGYGRQSCFREDDGTTLRAPGSNATDLKMGSWKLAWDCKSTQDVPDYAVVAYNSRSDVQKVIAGLPDNTKGVGVSDDGVGYNSYLWKLPDSTLRDEYWKVIAFRDGTRSRFLIIAHEERWADLDRGMTYQEFDTWCNKLPMT
- a CDS encoding alpha/beta-hydrolase family protein; this translates as MENSAARGAVRALTGPRPASAVMPADFAASQGYRPVEVDGMPVDPGGQCSSPIPLPGEFDTACKAHDLGYDLLRYAELHGSPLGPWARRAVDATLQQHMFDACATRTATLARLQCDTMAAIATGAVDINSRRQNYAAPMPEYLFGAQLSGTDLGPQLVRILASAAMALLLVAALFAVVRRVIRPGRSGHGDGPRRQPTSHPKRLRESLSGHGMRLWGYLAGYVVRLREHSAGAFLSGRRAVVGLQHAFGFPAPALAGGVATGGGTVPGPSEAIQTTALRISRPGRPAAESGPDTRGRVGSAGREPARTTASPRASATHRLDVTVQRARATGDFEIGDQIDPFRQLRDQRSGGNKRFARQEHLDPREDRANGPHTIAERIRAITPRVHTINPPISAITQRIGAVVRRLGAVVRRIGASGSPRTGTLVATSAGVVASLWPGLLPRTSIAQALLTAILILVSLTVAGIVRKILRRFGSDTERRLGKYRLWIAAACAVAVTGALAHAWLWQNRLRAAMEFPAAGPMYWLHWALGTTAVLIPVLLVVRGLRWAAAYVGRLRSVALVTATVFACQFALLPAVVNWQRSTFATADAAMDRDVVQPVSFTRSGSPESAVQWSSLGAEGRKFVSERGLSVRVYIGLNSAPDLESRVALAIREIERSGGFERGNLVMMVPTGSGWLDANAAHGLDQRFGGDATLIGMQYSQAPSWATFLFARSDAERSARALFTGIERRLATLAHPPKLYVYGQSLGATAGSAIFTGDSDEARRVCAVLWAGPPASTVHHGNATVLANSSDPVVQWSPRLLWHAPDLGGARRDAPHPPWLPVLSWVQTTADMLSALAPGPGHGHRYGIDQGTTLGSC
- a CDS encoding response regulator, which gives rise to MPITVLIADDQAMVRQGFGALLTAQSDISVIGDAPNGVVAVAEAKRLRPDVVLMDVRMPEMNGLDAARAILAAGFDPPVRVLMLTTFDIDDYVYEALGLGASGFLLKDAPADELVRAVRVVAEGQALLAPTVTRRLIEDVTRRRARPRPAPALAALTPREREVLELIAKGMSNTEIAEALFVAEQTVKTHVSKVFSKLDLRDRAQAVVIAYESGLVTPG